A single Anopheles maculipalpis chromosome 3RL, idAnoMacuDA_375_x, whole genome shotgun sequence DNA region contains:
- the LOC126562101 gene encoding excitatory amino acid transporter 3-like, with product MKMQWTSVWGFVRRNLLTTLTILGVVVGIALGMGLRAVPDEGDSWSQRDVSYINYVGDLFLRTLKALILPLIVSSLIAAVGSLDLSLSKKIGGRAVLYYLATTVLAVILGIVLVVTIKPGSDREGGEVESDAIQSRNVTTVDTLLDLVRNMFPPNLVQACTQQYQTVLKPPASNPAESDIYRWTITGVYADGMNILGLVVASIVFGVALGATKRENALVLQFFQQLSHIVMKVTGWVIWLSPVGVTFLIAAKILEIEDLGDVFGKLGLYFAVVAGGILFHGFVVLSLLFFLFTRKNPLRFIANMGQALATAFGTSSSSATLPVTMQCLEEKNHIDPRVSRFVLPIGATINMDGTALYEAVAAIFIAQLRGLSLSFGNVLAISITATAASIGAAGIPQAGLVTLVMVLDTVGLPAEDVSLIIAVDWLLDRFRTLVNVLGDSFGAAIVYHYSKAELQNTKNAESGLTATTQLHPDTDPELAFHTDTILANGDERIIDKNSRL from the exons atgaAGATGCAGTGGACGTCCGTGTGGGGCTTCGTGCGCCGCAATCTGCTGACCACCCTGACAATACTCGGTGTGGTCGTGGGAATAGCGCTTGGAATGGGCTTGCGTGCCGTACCGGACGAGGGAGACAGTTGGTCCCAGCGGGACGTTTCCTACATCAATTACGTTGGTGATCTGTTCCTGAGGACGCTGAAAGCTCTTATTCTTCCGCTGATCGTATCGTCACTGATTGCTGCCGTAGGATCGCTGGATCTTTCACTCTCGAAAAAGATTGGTGGCCGAGCAGTTCTGTACTACCTTGCGACCACTGTCCTCGCAGTAATACTGGGCATTGTGCTCGTTGTGACGATAAAGCCCGGATCGGATCGTGAAGGTGGAGAAGTTGAATCGGACGCTATACAGTCGCGTAATGTCACCACCGTCGATACGTTGCTCGATCTGGTGCGCAACATGTTCCCGCCAAATCTCGTGCAGGCCTGCACACAACAGTACCAAACGGTTCTCAAACCACCAGCATCGAATCCAGCCGAAAGCGATATCTACCGATGGACGATTACCGGCGTGTACGCGGACGGTATGAACATTCTCGGACTGGTGGTAGCGTCGATCGTGTTCGGTGTGGCGCTCGGCGCAACCAAGCGCGAGAATGCACTGGTGCTCCAATTTTTCCAACAACTGTCCCACATCGTGATGAAGGTCACCGGTTGGGTGATTTG GCTGTCGCCGGTCGGTGTGACCTTTTTGATTGCGgctaaaattttggaaattgaaGACCTTGGCGATGTGTTCGGTAAGCTTGGACTATACTTTGCGGTCGTTGCTGGTGGTATTCTGTTCCACGGGTTCGTCGTGCTGTCGCTGCTGTTCTTTTTGTTCACGCGCAAAAATCCGCTCCGATTTATTGCCAACATGGGACAGGCACTTGCCACCGCGTTCGGTACCTCGTCCAGCTCAGCCACGCTGCCCGTTACGATGCAGTGTTTGGAGGAGAAGAATCATATTGATCCAAGGGTGTCGCGGTTTGTGCTACCGATCGGTGCCACGATCAATATGGACGGTACGGCACTGTATGAAGCGGTGGCTGCCATTTTCATCGCTCAGCTGCGTG GACTATCGCTCTCCTTCGGTAATGTGTTGGCGATCAGTATAACGGCCACGGCAGCTAGTATTGGAGCTGCAGGAATTCCTCAGGCTGGCCTTGTGACGCTCGTTATGGTGCTGGACACCGTGGGTCTACCGGCCGAAGACGTTTCCCTCATCATTGCTGTCGATTGGCTTCT CGATCGCTTCCGAACACTAGTCAACGTGCTCGGTGACAGTTTTGGTGCGGCCATCGTGTACCACTACAGCAAGGCAGAATtgcaaaacacgaaaaacgCAGAGTCAGGACTCACAGCTACGACGCAACTGCACCCAGATACGGACCCTGAGCTGGCATTTCACACCGACACGATACTAGCCAACGGAGATGAGCGCATTATCGACAAGAACAGTCGATTGTAG